In Thalassotalea fonticola, a single genomic region encodes these proteins:
- a CDS encoding DEAD/DEAH box helicase — protein sequence MSFDTIGLPDDLLNAVKACGYKSMTPIQQRAIPAVRAGQDVLASAQTGTGKTAAFALPIIEQLLKHKASTVPVVRALILTPTRELAKQVAMNIREYTQFTGLKTAVVFGGVDSAGQIKNLKAGADILVATPGRLQEHLEARNVSLTQVKFAVLDEADRMLDMGFVKDIETILQSIKHQHQTLLFSATFSNKVKLLTKQFLTNPRILETAKQNATASKVRHFVYPVVEERKSEMLAELIGVNNWQQVMVFAGTKESANQIAKELKLDGIKAALCHGDRSQGSRNKALEDFAEGKVRVLVATDVAARGIDIEDLQYVVNYHLPFLPEDYIHRIGRTGRAGKSGTAISFVSPKDNKFLGNIEEVVGYNIEQVKLKGYEFDPLDYASKAEKKAAASNASSRNRYQAQQDKNRSVAKKRTDIGRPKAKPKRKGRYSSK from the coding sequence ATGAGCTTCGATACTATTGGCTTACCAGATGATTTATTAAATGCGGTAAAAGCATGTGGTTACAAAAGCATGACGCCAATTCAGCAGCGTGCTATTCCTGCGGTTCGAGCAGGTCAAGATGTGTTAGCAAGCGCGCAAACCGGCACAGGTAAAACTGCTGCGTTTGCATTACCCATTATTGAACAACTGCTAAAACATAAAGCATCGACTGTGCCTGTTGTGCGAGCGTTAATTTTAACGCCTACTCGAGAGCTTGCTAAGCAAGTTGCGATGAATATCCGTGAATACACGCAGTTTACGGGGTTAAAAACTGCAGTAGTGTTTGGCGGTGTAGATTCTGCTGGGCAAATCAAAAACTTAAAAGCTGGCGCCGATATTTTGGTGGCAACACCAGGTCGTTTACAAGAACACCTAGAAGCAAGAAACGTTAGTCTTACACAAGTAAAGTTTGCTGTACTTGATGAAGCTGACCGTATGTTAGATATGGGGTTTGTGAAAGATATCGAAACAATCTTGCAATCAATTAAACACCAACATCAAACGCTATTATTTTCAGCCACATTTTCAAATAAAGTAAAATTGCTGACTAAGCAGTTTTTAACTAATCCGCGAATTTTAGAAACGGCAAAGCAAAATGCTACCGCATCCAAAGTTCGCCATTTTGTATATCCTGTGGTTGAAGAGCGTAAGAGTGAAATGCTGGCAGAGTTAATCGGCGTCAATAACTGGCAGCAGGTTATGGTATTTGCTGGCACTAAAGAAAGTGCCAATCAAATTGCCAAAGAGCTAAAACTTGACGGCATAAAAGCGGCTCTTTGTCATGGTGATAGATCACAAGGCTCGCGAAATAAAGCGTTGGAGGATTTTGCTGAGGGTAAAGTTAGAGTACTAGTAGCAACCGATGTTGCTGCCCGCGGCATTGATATAGAAGATTTACAGTATGTGGTAAATTACCACTTACCATTTTTACCGGAAGATTATATTCACCGCATTGGCCGTACAGGTCGAGCAGGTAAGTCGGGAACTGCGATCTCTTTTGTATCACCTAAAGATAATAAATTTTTAGGAAATATAGAAGAAGTTGTCGGTTATAACATTGAGCAGGTAAAACTCAAGGGCTATGAGTTTGATCCACTTGATTATGCATCTAAAGCAGAAAAAAAAGCTGCTGCAAGCAATGCTAGCAGTAGAAATAGATACCAGGCACAGCAAGATAAGAATCGCAGTGTCGCTAAAAAGCGTACGGATATAGGCCGACCTAAAGCCAAGCCGAAACGTAAAGGTCGTTATTCATCAAAATAA